The stretch of DNA AAAGAAACATCAGCAGAGGTTATCACGTAGGCTAGTCTGACGCTCAGCACGTCTACACGGATATCGACTGTTATTTAGTGTCCTTTTTCCCCCCGATATGTTTTTTTATGTGACTGGGAGAAACTGAGAGCAGTGGTGTGAGCCTTGGTCAGACTGAGGCACGTGCACACAGGAGAAATTTGACTGTGATGGGTGGGAGCTCAGAAACGGCATTTGTTGCAGTTTCAGCTCGGCTAAATGTGTTTGAGtgcgttaaaaaaaagaagaagaagtctACAGACTTTTTAGAATGTTAAAAACTAGCATTTGTGATTTGGACTCCTAGAGGTTTGAACTGGTGTTACAAGCCTGAGAGTCACACGCCAACAGCAATAGGGTGACGACTATAACATCAAGACACTGTTCTTTAAATTCATTGTTCCCTGATCTTCCATTTCTACGAATTAAATGGAACCAGTGATTGAATAAATGGAACTAAAATTCTGGGTAAAATCAAAGCTCATAACAATGGGAGTTCTCTCTGGGAAAGCCGCCCACTTACCAGGTAAAAGGAGAACTTCCCTCAGAAAAGGCTGGGCACATGGCCAACATTTCTCTTAATGGGAAATTACACAGCAGACAGCATGAAGTGACACTGTGGTATCAGAGGTCAAGAGCTGCAAACTGCATCAGTATAATTGCTTATGGCCACTGCAGGATAATGAGATCAGGAAAGATTAAATCGTAATGAGGGAATTTATGCTGCCACGGCTCAAACTGCCATTTCCTTTTCATTGGATGGATGCTGTAttttaaaaagtggaaaaactgaCGGATTCGGACAGAGCAGCGTCACGATTCTGGGACTTGGGTTTTCTGAGCAGGGGGCCGGTGTTTGTCTCAACGCGGCCAGGGATGGATGCGCGGCCTGCACTAATAACCGTCCGCTGACTGTCTCTGAGCCCTGCCTGTGAAAATGTTGCACAAATAAATAGTTTGACGTGACGATTCATTGAACCGCGCTGCAAAAACACGGGAGTGACGCGCGGCCCGCAGCGCGCTGTTGAGAACACAAACAGCCGAAGCCCCTCGCAGGCTGCAGGTTACCCAATGACATCTCTCACAGATGTCATTGGATCCATGTGggaagttcacacacacacacacacacacacacacacacacacacacacacacacacacacacacacacacacacacacacacggctcatTAAATCCTCGTTTAATGGATAACCTTTAATTCTACCAGCATTTTTCACCCGGGGATTTACAATGATTAATTTATTAACTTAATCGTGTCTACAAATACGACAAAAGTGTATTTTTACTCGCTGATAAAGTTTAGAAGTTAAAATATTTGCCCACCTGTCGTCTCTCTTTTGTTCTGTGCACCGGCAGTTTGCGCGTCCTCCGCGCTCCTTTACGCGTCTTTGGAAAGGCGCGTTCGTCCTGCGGTGGAAATATGTCTGTTTTTAACCCGTAGTTGAAAGAAAAGTTTCCACCTTCAAGCATCTTCACGGACACATCGTCTCACGGATGCCAGGGCGCGAGGCAGCGTCCCTGAACGTGGCCCCGCAGCGAGTCATATCCGACCTGGTGCTGATGGAAAGTCCTTCACTGGCGCGCTGGAGGCATTTATGGGCAAAGCCGCGCACGGACTTTAGCCCCACCCATGGGTGATGTGGTTAAATTTTCTTTGGTCcatttctttttactttttgtTTACGCGTGAGGGATTTAACACTTTAAagtgaattaaaaagaaaactaaactTCACTCTGCAGTAATTCGTTTGAGCTGATTTATATTTGTTTAGATGAGGTAATAAAGCAGGAGTGCACGCGCCATCGTGTGACGTGCGttcatgtttacatgtttacatCGGGCACATTTTCCACAGCATCAACTGTGTGGGGGTTCctggtctctcctcctcctgaagtcgGTCTGCAGTTGGTTAGAACGTGATGAGTTCTAACTTCTCTTTGTAATAAATCTTAAAATTCTGGTCTAAGAATTGTCATCATGTGAACCTTTTTGAATTCAGTTTAGTTGTAGCGCTGTTCCAGGGAGAATTGAAATGTGATGTGTCATTCCCATCAGGAATGGTCCCAGGGGCCCCCTTCATTATTTTTAGTTAATAGAAACAAACTGCTACATTTGCTGGTGGCAGTAACCTGATGCGAATCACAGAAGGAAGCACTGTTATCTCACTGCTCCAGGGCCcagagttcctcctcctcacacgtCCTGTTTGCAGCACTCTGTAAAGTCTACAGAGGTGTAGTAGCATTCCCTGCGACTCTTCTTCCCACATTCAGGATCTCCTCGGGGTCTGCATGAGGAGGTAATTTTTCACGCTCCACTTGCTCCATTTGATCCAACTTCACTCACTCAGATTGATGTGTCAGAAAGCACAATAGCTGTTGGATTAGTGGTCAGTTTGGGCCTTTTCCagttggttaaaaaaagaaaaaagacggTTGGAGAAGAATTCAGTGAACCCTTTCGGGCTCTCCATCTCAGCCCAAGGAGAAGCTAAATTAGAGATAAGACACAGAATACCCCAAGACAAATagctccccccctccctttttttatACATTTCCCACACTTCCTGTGGCAATCTGGATTAATCTCCCCCCATTTTCTTGTTTGGAGTATTTTAATGTTGCGTTTTGTTTCACCACCCTAGCCTTTATTCTCAAATAGAGACAATATAGGAATCACACGGGGCTCCACGGTACTCTCTCTCAGTCATTGCCCTTTATATCATCTTATATGGTGCAACGTTTACCAGGAAATTGGGAAGATTTTGTGTGCTTACGATAACTGAAGTGCTCTCATCCTTCAAAACGCAGCTTTAGTCTGGTTCAAATATTAAATGAAATCCTCAACTCTTGACTTCAAACGCTTTATTGTTGTTACTGTATCCGGCATCACACTCTGGCCTCATTACACCAGTGCACTCAGAGCCCCATATTGACACTAACagtcttttacattttttagaGGCAACTTTTTAATGTCCCCTTTTTAACAAACTTTACAGCACAACAGACACAAGCCGCTAGCTTAGCATAGAGGCTTGTCCGCCTGTGAAGGCAACTGAATCTGAAGCTCTCTGATCAATTACAGTCCATAGATTACATTTATCAtccattttaaaggtttaaaaggAATACAAGAGACAGAATAAAtaggaaaacaaacatgcttACAGCTGTACACAATCAGTGTTACCTTCTGCAACGCTGTTTTGGATATCAGAAGCCAAAGTTTGGCCCTCAGTTTTAAGAAGTTGAAACAACACTTTTGATGATCAACCAGCTACTCCACAACAAATGCTTGGTCTCTTATCTTTCAGAGTATCAGCATGTTGTAGCCATGTTGGGAGCCGATCTGGGGGTCACATTATGTTCCGCTCCCAGTAAATTTTCATAGGCTCATTGGTTCATAGCAATGAACACCATCCATATGGAAAAAGCGCTGTCCACAATGTAAACGATACAGTTGGTAACGCTCATGAAGGTGACCACCACCAGTTTGTCCCAGCTACAGAGGTTGCCGCAGTCACTGGGCCTGGGGTTGCTGCGAAAACTGAACAGAGGCCAGACGACCATGGCCGTCAGGTACATCACCGCTGCTACAACGTTGTGGACGACCACGATTTTGTCAAAGGAGAAAGGAAATACGAGAGTCATCTGTCCAATGGTGAGCACAATTATAAGGATGGCGAAGATGAAGCACAAGGAGTAGACAGCAACACACCACTGCAGTCCTGGTGAGTGATACTGGCTAGTCTCCAAGGACATGAAGATGAGACAGGCGAAGAAAGCCTCCAGCATCTTCATGATACCGGCGTTGGTGGAGAGGAATCCAATGGTCTCCCCCCTGGGGTGAAGGTGAGTGAACACCACTTCCACAGCGTACACCACAAAGCACAACCACGACACCACTGAGGCGCCGATCTGGCGGGGGCAGGTGCCGCAGGTAAAAAAGATGGGGTAGAtgatggaagaggagaggcacaTGAGGCCGGCCAGCATGGCGAAGGCTTTGGTGAAGTCATCCCAGGCTAAAGGCAACCTGCTGCTGAGCGTGGTGAAGTCCAGAATCAGGATGAGACAAGTGACGAAGAAGCAGAAGCACCAGGTGAACATGCACCACGCCCAGTACGGAGATGAGACGTGTCCCACCGTCGCGACCAGGATGAAAGTCACACAGGTGAGGACCACGGAGATGGTTCGCAGTATACCCACCGGCTGGGTGACCGAGTGAAAGTCCACGGTAACCATAGCGACACAAATTCTTAAGCCCCTTCAGGAGTGGAAATGGAATGGAAATGCTGTCGTTGTTCCCCGATTCTTCTTGGAAAATGAAAGCATGACAGCTGAAGCAAAACATAGTGGCTTATCTGTGCCGTTTATGGCCTCGGCTTGATTCCTGGATTGGGTATCATCGTTTGTTATCTGCTGCGCTGGACTCTGCTCCCCCGTAAAAACCACCTTCAGAAGCTTCTCAGACAGTGACAGGCAGGAAAATCTCTCCAAGAAGGGAACCGCTCAGGAATGAACGCTTCAGAGAAACTGTGTTTTAACGCATTCACATCAACCTTATAAGGTCTGTTTTGCTGCATCTTTTGTTTACATTGTAAAGGGCACCAACCCCTCCTTTGCTCAAAGGTCACCACTTCACCAGATAAGCAGAGATTACAGTTGACTCATTTGGTATAAATGTTGCTTGACCAGAGGGCTAAACGCTGTTTTATACGTAACACGGTAATAGAAATGAGCCACTTTTGACGACGACTGAAGCACTGACCACTGTCGTTGGCATCCTGTCCACTTTGGGGTGCCATTACTGAGGTCATTGGCCATTTCCAACGTCTCAGTGATGCCACCACCTGGCTGAGCTTCCCCAATTTCACCAGTTAGTGGTGGACATGTGTCCAAATCCTGGAGAATCCCGTGCATCCAATGCATAAATACATTTCTTCTAACTGGCCTTCAATTAAAAGGTTTCagcatatttttatttcttttatttgactaatttctttcctttcattaTAATGCGTTAATGCAGATTCTCGCTTGGGTTATGGATCGTTGATACTCTACAAATAAAATTGGATTTGTCCTGTGAAACAGACCCGGTCTTGTTACCTGTTTTCACCATATATGCACATTTACACACCTTTGAAAATGATTTCTCAGAAGAACGTGGGTGGTGCCCAGTTAATCTTTAACCACGTTATTGGTTCACACTTGATTCATTCAGTTACAGATGTTGCAGCAAGGTGGAATAATGTACAACAAATCCTCTATTTTTGTTAGtatttattatctttttttccaTGGGGGATGTCTACGTGCTGCTCATGAAAAACACCAGCCGGACGGAGTAAACTGTATCCACGATGTAAGCAACCAGGTTAACGCAGGTCATGAAGGTGATCACTGCGTAATTGTTCCATTTACACAAAAGTGTTGTTGAGCATAAGCTGGGCCTGGGATTGTCCAGGAAGCTGTAATATGGCCAGATGACCACAGCCGTCATGTACATCAACACCGCCAACACATTGCACCCCGTTAGGACTTTATCAAGCGGTGCTGGTAACAGAGCCAGGAGGCGGCCGATGGTGAGAATGATGACCAGGGTTccaaaaatgaagcaaatgcaGTAAACTGCAACACACCACTGGAGTCCTGGAAACTGAGGGTATCTGGTGCCATCCAGGCAGGTGAAGATGACGCAGGCAACGAAGACCTCCAGAACCTTGAGAAGGCCCGGGACAGTGCCCAGAAACCCACTGATTTCGCCGGGCTTGGCTCGGGTTAGCCCAACCTCAACGGCGTACAGGATGAAGGCCGTGAAGGAAAAAACTGTAGCAATAATGTAGAAGTCGCAGGACCCACAAGTGAAGAGGACAGCAAATAAGATGGAAGCGGCCAGCATCTATGGGAGGAAAATCAAATGTTGGACTGAAAGCTGAAGCGCGCATTATGATATACGAGCCCCTGGATGCACTCAAGAAGAAAAGGGCCTTGGTTATTTCGTATAAAAGCAGCCTAAACCTTTTGAATCACAAGAAATGACCTTTAATGAGGCGTTTTCATCGCACAACATTTCTATACAACATAACatgtacatacagtatatatgcatgtgtgtgtgcgtgcgtgtatgcatgtgtgtgtgtgtgtgtgtgtgcatgcatgtgtgtgtgtatgtgcgtgtgtgtgtgtgtgttgtgtgtgtgtgtgtgtgcgtgtgtacagcagcagcagcagagtcaccCACCATTAAAGTTGCCAGCATGGCAAACGCGGTGGTGAAGTCGTCCCAGGAGATGGGCAGTTTGGAACTGAGACTGGTGAAGTCCAGGACCAGTATCAGGATGGtcacacagaagcagaagcacCATGTAAACATGCTCCACGTCCAGAAGGAGTCGACTCTGTGGCCCACAGCTGCCACCAGGCTGAAGGTAATACAGGTGAAGATCACCTCCAGTATTCGGACGATGCCCACCGGGCACACCACTGCCCTGACGTTCAGCATAACCATGACAAATAGGCGGTTGTTCTGTACAGACAGGCGATTATTCTCTCTGCGTCTTTCCGAAAGAGCTTTCCTTTTCGTCCTAGTGCGTCATTCTGCAGGCTACAGACAGAAAGTAGAAGTTCAGGGCCCCTCCTTTATTACCACCTTTGTCATGTATGCAAATATTAAATGGTTGACAGGTTTATTGTACTGCATGATAAATGAATGTTGGTCAACTCCAGTGTCTTATCAGTGGCGTTTGTGAGCTTTAGCCAATAAAAGAAAGATAGTGATTGGTGCAGGAGCCCCAGGATTCACACACCCTTTGCTAACTTAAACCAATTAATGTGTTACAGAAGAAATCTTTGTTGGACTTTAGAATAGTTGATGCTACGGCTTTGACCAGCAGAGGGAAGCAGAGGCCGGGTGCGTTCAACGTCCATTAGTGTGATCTTTCACAGGAACAGTGTTTTGTCGAATACACGGCCGACCtgcactaacacacacacacacacacacacacacacacacacaccacacaccacacacacacacacacacacacacacacacacacacacacacacacaacacacacatataaaggAATTCCTGTTTCAGTGCAGCTGTGGGTGAATAAACCAACTATTGCAATACAGCAGAGTAGCTGTGTGGTTCTCTGATGCACAAATAGACGACACCACTTCCTTTTCCGCCTGTAGTCTGTGCACGTACGAACAGGAATGTTTTTGTGATTACCCTGTCATTTGTTatatcctcctgtcctctgacAGTCGCCAGGGCACCTTAAGAGGATCTCTgactgctctgtgtgtgtttaagaatTCTGAAGAAGAGGGTTCGGGCAGGTTGTGATGAATGTTCAGGGAGACGAATTATCAGGAATTATCAGGAACTCTTGAACAAATGAGTGAATAAATGAATTAggacattaaaagaaaaatatgaacATACTGTAATAACTATCAGCACTTGTTCTGGTTGAGCTGATTATAAACACAAGAAACACAACTTCTGCTATACAACAGTATCACTTTCGATGCAGAGGACTTGATTATCAGACCTTGTGAGTGATGGGGATCGACAGGCGGCCTTAGTACGCTAGCCCACTACACCGGTTATGTCAGCTGCATCTCATGTGGGTTCTGTCTTGAGACCACGGGATTCGAGCATTCCAGCCGATGTTTTCTACGCATGTAGATTTTCCAGATTTTGCTGCAGATCTCAACATATTAATGAAAAAGTCCATTCAGACTTCTTTTGCTTGTGGTTGGAAACCCCCCAGAACATGACCCCAAATTAACAAAACTGGGTTCTTTCACTGCGCAATCTGGAAGGTTCCCTGGTCGATGTCATCTCTACAGGACAGGTTTTTATTGATGCTCCTACATGGTAGTCCCCCACAATCGGAAGTGGATTGACATGTATGAGTGTGCATGTACCAGAGAACCAAAACTGGTGTAAAAACTAGTTCCATGTAATACCGTAGAaccagaggaagcagaggattTTCCTAATCACAGTATCCATGTTCTGCCCTTCATCGATTTGTTGGTAACAAATCGATGTGTTCACCAACCATACCAGCATGCATGACACGTAATGGTTTGTTTGTTCCAAGGAGTCAGACATTAGTTTCCCTAATGTTTGAGATTAACGTAAAGGATCAAGCATAGTGGTTGTGCAGTTGGAAAGTCGCTTCTTCACTTCTTATGCCACCAGAcacttcattttaaaatgaaactgcAGATTTCTGCCTTGTGGACCTAGAGTTATTCATTAGGtattatattattatcattgttattagaGATAACAATACCAATAACaataaactaataaaaaagaagaaaacagactgGGAGGATGAGCCAGATTGGatacaaagaaacaaaaaaacaccctgAAGTTGATCTTTGTTCCCTTTCAGTCAATTTACTCAGTACAACACATCTGTATGGGAAATCACGCTCTCCCGTGGCCCGCTGAAAAAACCTCTAGTCACACCTTTTAAGGCAAATGACGTGTGGCGACGTATGTGAGGTCTGCTCGCACATATAAAATCCCATCGCCATGGTCATATTTCAGTTATTATGCTCTTCACCTCGCTAAGAACACCTCCACGAGTCAGGCTAACTGGGTGCTGCTAGTTAGCTTTGTCTTCGTTACGGCTGCAGCCGGCTCAAATTTAGCTGAACTGCTTTTGTTGGTTTAGCCACCAACTACCCACGGAGCACCAATTTCGAGTGCGTCTTGGTGTCATTTTCCGTCTCGCTATGAGTTTGGAACCTAAACATGCGAGCAAGAAGTCAGTTTGCCCCTGTCCTCAGGGGTGCGGCTTCTCCATGTACGAAAAGGATCTCCACAAAGATTGTCCAGGTTTTCCTGGGGATTTTCCATGCCAGGAGGGCATTGACGGAGCTGGTCTCATGTGCACATTGCCGCCTGCTCTGTGGTTCAACCCTCGAGAGACGAGTTAAATTTGTGGAGAAAGTACTCGGTAAGGCAACCGTGGCTCAGCCGGACTCACTTTTTTCCTTGTCGAAGGACCTAGCTTTGTCTGTGTCCAAAGGTGAGGAGCTTGTGGTTGGAGACCCTGTAGAAAGCTGGGCAGACCACATGGAGTTCACTGACGGGTCAGCCGAATACGAACCAGGCGCTGACTGGTAACCAGCCTCTACAGGGGCTGGACGCCTGTCATGACCTGCTGGACATCGGCCTGAACACACGAGGGTTATCGGAGGATGAGCAGGAAGAATTGTCGTCAGATCAGTacactgctgctgcacagtGGCCATCCAAGTCAACACATCCTTCCTCTCACTGTGCCATCGTACAGCTAAAAAGCTGTCCGTTGAGTGGCCCTCTCCTCCGCCAGCTCAAAAGCCAACGCGATTCATGggatttttcctcccccctgaACCGATGACTGTTAAGAATAGCCTGCCTATGTACCTAGACATTGTCGCGGACATTCGACGTGGCACAAACCACTGTCTACCCGGGACATGGAATTCTTGGAATTGGATGAAGCGGAGGAGACCGGTCTGGTCAATATTCCACCAATGGAAGCGTCCTTGGCCTCGTACCTGGCCCCGTCCCATAATCACGGTGTTGGTGGCTCTGCCATACTCCCATCAAAGCACTGCAGGTTCTCTGCttcacagctggaaaaaaattACCGGTCGCAGGCTAGCATAGCTCGTGCCTTGAGCTCCATTACTATGCTCCAGACATACCAAGCTATGTCTCTGGCAGAACGCGAGGAGAATATGCCTTCTGACAGTCCACTGATCCCTCTGATTAACAAAGTTAGGATCACGACAGATCACATCCTTCATGTGTCCCAAAGGGGTGGGCTGGTACTGCCATTTCCTGCCGGCACACCAGCAGACGACAGTCCCTCGCCCACAGTACTGCAGGTCACACGGCTGGATGTTCTTGGTGGCCTCCCTTGGTGCCGTGCCGCGAACAGAGGCTGGTACAGCCATCATTTCGTTGTTttgaagaaaggaggaggactCCGTCTTCTGTTCCCTGAAGGAGAGGAACGAGGTACAACACTAAGTTGCCCCACTGTGCAGCCAGGCTCGGTGAAGCGTGGCTGTCAAACTGAATAATGACCGTGGCGATAGGAGTTTATGTGTGCTGGCGGACCTCACATACGTCACCACGGGCATTTGACTTAAATGGTGGGAATAGAGGTTTCTTCAACAAGGACGTGATACCtcgttcctcttcttcagggaaCAGAAGTTATAGCCATAAcactttgtttctgttttccctCCCCCATGAAAGCGTGTGCTaaccacaggaaacagaaaaaaagcaagGGGCGGATGACAGAGAAACCATAATGCATGTGATATGGTGCAGCGAAACTTATTACTGTGTCACAATCACAATTTGTTATCACTGATTTAGTTTATGAGGCTGTTGATCTACATGGAGGTTTGTGTggctttatgtgtgtgtgtatgtgtgtgtatgtgtgtgttttcagattcttgTGTTTGTCCCAGACCTTTATTACTGAATGTTTCCACTGTGTCAGTTGAAGTGAGGGGATTTGTgggaggggaaagagagagtgGGTTGCAGCAACAAGCTAGTAAGGAAGTAGTTCTTCCTcattctgttctgctctttaCACTCTTTTATAGCGTCCGTTCTTTGTTAGTTGTTCCTCGTCATATTCGTCTGCGTCATTGGACTTTTGTCCTGACTCAGACAAGGGAGAGCCAGTTCAGCAGCTTTTCCTCACTCCTTCCAAGCAGGTATGTCTCCTTTGACTTCTGAATGTTAAATTCTGTGCTTGTGATCGTGTGACTGCAACTTCAGACCATTATAGATGCAGGTCAGGTCGAAGGTTGTCAAGCTTCTGAACTGGGATCTGTCACATTGTGGTAGCTGTAGCTTAGCTCTTTCAGCCCAGAGACATCGATACTAGTGTGACGTGTACTTCCCTAATTGATTGAGGACAGTTTTATTGATagaagaaagggaagagagATTGAAAGTCTACCCCCTTATCCTCAGCTTGAAATAGGTCAACTGGAATTGCTTCGATTCTCTTTCAAACTGAGGAGATTTCTTCTTCCCGGACGACTGACAACGCTCAATGACATCACATATGAGAATGAGAAATTAGGTCAATCAAAAAAGTTTCATCTGTCAGTTACAGATTTTCCTACAAGTCGTGTGATCTTATGGGTTGAGCGGGAAGTGGGATGAGCATTATATTGAGACAGGGTGGACAGGGCACAGGTGGGCTCTGATTTAGTTCCAATTTTTTAATGATAGTTTTGGTGCACAGAGGATGACAGTAACATTGGAAGTCAGAATATGTGGCCTTTAACTGTGGGTGTGCCGATGTCTGTGTTGATTCACTGATGAAGAATTTTCAGGTCAGCTGATTTCCCTTAACACTCTGTCGGCCATCAATTAGTGCCAGATAAGCATTCATTCAACCTGTGTGATTCTCAGAGCAACTAGCCCACTCAGCAGAGTATTCAGAAGCCACATATTTGCCCCTTGCTGACAAACCATAAACCCCAAGAATATATATTAGACTTTACCAAGGTGACCATGGACTTGACATGTAAAGAGCCTTTCAAATTAGTTTTCTGGTTAGAGATGTTAACAACAATGGTTGACTAACTTACAACATGTGTATCCACATGTCTTCAGATTCATTTCAGATGGAAAAGGGACACCCACCACAGGACTTGGCTCCTCCGTACCCAGGACCCCCTGAATTATGGAGCGCACCAGGAATGTATCCACAGCCTGGAATAAACCCTCAGCCTGGCcccgctccacctcctcctggataCCAGGGAGGTCTGTGTCGCCATACAGCCATCATACAGTGTCCAGATGCACTGAATGACACAGAAACATTAGagtcaacaaaaacaacacttctCTTCCATAGACTATACCTAGAAAAATCTATTatacaaataaaaatatacTCAGATGCATCCTTGATGTCCTGAGGTACACCTAATTCATTTGTCCCAGCTTTAAAACAGCATGTGTTACATCCTGCAGGTGTTCCTTATTGTCCACCCCAGACTGCCGTACATGCAACTA from Takifugu flavidus isolate HTHZ2018 chromosome 18, ASM371156v2, whole genome shotgun sequence encodes:
- the LOC130515135 gene encoding myeloid-associated differentiation marker homolog gives rise to the protein MVMLNVRAVVCPVGIVRILEVIFTCITFSLVAAVGHRVDSFWTWSMFTWCFCFCVTILILVLDFTSLSSKLPISWDDFTTAFAMLATLMMLAASILFAVLFTCGSCDFYIIATVFSFTAFILYAVEVGLTRAKPGEISGFLGTVPGLLKVLEVFVACVIFTCLDGTRYPQFPGLQWCVAVYCICFIFGTLVIILTIGRLLALLPAPLDKVLTGCNVLAVLMYMTAVVIWPYYSFLDNPRPSLCSTTLLCKWNNYAVITFMTCVNLVAYIVDTVYSVRLVFFMSST
- the LOC130515136 gene encoding myeloid-associated differentiation marker homolog, with amino-acid sequence MVTVDFHSVTQPVGILRTISVVLTCVTFILVATVGHVSSPYWAWCMFTWCFCFFVTCLILILDFTTLSSRLPLAWDDFTKAFAMLAGLMCLSSSIIYPIFFTCGTCPRQIGASVVSWLCFVVYAVEVVFTHLHPRGETIGFLSTNAGIMKMLEAFFACLIFMSLETSQYHSPGLQWCVAVYSLCFIFAILIIVLTIGQMTLVFPFSFDKIVVVHNVVAAVMYLTAMVVWPLFSFRSNPRPSDCGNLCSWDKLVVVTFMSVTNCIVYIVDSAFSIWMVFIAMNQ